The genomic window TTGTTCATTGCGAATCTGAGTTGACTAAGATTAGAGCAGGAAAAGCTTCTGCAGGAATGTTAGATGGTATTATGGTAGATTACTATGGCAACCCAACTCCGTTGGCGCAAGTTGGTGCAATTAATACGCCAGATGCTCGTACTTTGATTATCCAACCTTGGGAAAAGAATATGTTAGTGCCAATAGAAAGAGCTATTATGGAAGCTAACATAGGTATCAATCCGCAGAATGATGGTTCAATTATCCGTTTGGTAGTTCCACCTTTAACAGAAGAACGCAGAAGAGAGCTAGTGAAAAAAGTAAAAGAAGAAGCTGAGAAAGGTAAGATTGCCATTAGAAATATACGTAAAGATGCTAACGAGAAAATCAAAAAATTGAAAGCCGAAAGCGTATCAGATGATGAGATTAAGGTAGGCGAGGCAGAAGTACAGAAAGTTACCGATGCTTATATTTTGAAGGTAGATAAACATGCCGAATTGAAAGAAAAAGATATCATGACGGTATAAGAAAGCGTTTAGCAATATCGTTAAATTGTAATATAAAAGGGAATGTGGTTTTACTACATTCCCTTTTTCTATTTTTGCATTCCAAAATCACAAAACAAAAATGAAGTTATTAATTGAGTATCTAAAAGCTCATAAGTGGGTAGTAGTGCTTGCACTTTTTTTGGCGGCTATAAATATTGGCTTCTCTTTAATGGATCCCTATTTTACTGGTCAAATTGTAGATCGCTTTATAGAAAAGAAAGACATACTTAACCGTTCAGAATATATTTGGGGAGTACTAGGCTTGGTAGGTTTAGCTATTGGTGCCGCAATGGTGTCTCGTATTGCCAAGAACTTTCAAGATTATTTTACCAATATTATTGTACAGAAAGTTGGTGCAAAAATGTATGCCGATGGGCTAAAACATTCTTTAGAACTACCATATCAGGTTTTTGAAGACCAGCGCAGTGGCGAAACTTTAGGCGTGTTGCAAAAAGTTAGGGTAGACTGCGAAAAATTTATCACCTCCTTCATCAGTATTTTGTTTGTGAGCTTAATTGGGATGGTTTTCGTGATTGTTTACTCTTTGT from Pedobacter sp. SL55 includes these protein-coding regions:
- the frr gene encoding ribosome recycling factor, which codes for MNDLIRKQLTDAQATMDKAIVHCESELTKIRAGKASAGMLDGIMVDYYGNPTPLAQVGAINTPDARTLIIQPWEKNMLVPIERAIMEANIGINPQNDGSIIRLVVPPLTEERRRELVKKVKEEAEKGKIAIRNIRKDANEKIKKLKAESVSDDEIKVGEAEVQKVTDAYILKVDKHAELKEKDIMTV
- a CDS encoding ABC transporter ATP-binding protein; the encoded protein is MKLLIEYLKAHKWVVVLALFLAAINIGFSLMDPYFTGQIVDRFIEKKDILNRSEYIWGVLGLVGLAIGAAMVSRIAKNFQDYFTNIIVQKVGAKMYADGLKHSLELPYQVFEDQRSGETLGVLQKVRVDCEKFITSFISILFVSLIGMVFVIVYSLSVSYKVTLIYIASIPVIAFVSWFLSRKIKTIQKSIVAETTALAGSTTESLRNIELVKSLGLANQEIERLNKTTYKILGLELRKVKYVRSMSFVQGTTVNLVRSTMVVVLLMLIFENTISPGQHFLSCFIRFSYLAHCKNWVM